CCACACGCATGACGGCATTCTCCGCAAAGCATCAGGGAACGGTCATGTATCGTCTTTGCAACTACATTTTCCCGTTTATCGGCACGGCGCCCATCGCCCGGCTGGAAGTGCAGGATATCATGGCCGTGCTCAGACCGCTGGAGATGAAACGTTGTTACGAGACCTCCCGGCGAGTCCTGCAAATCATCAATCAGGTTTTCCGCTATGCCGTCATTACGGGGCGGGCGCGGCACAACATCGCCGCCGATCTTCGGGGAGCCCTGAGCCCTCGCCGGGTAACGCATCGTGCCGCTGTGCTGACGCCGGAAAAGGTCGGTCAGCTGCTCCGGGACATAGATGCCTATGACGGCTATTTCCCGCTGGTCTGCGCCTTGAAGCTGGCCCCGCTGGTCTTTACCCACCCCACGGAATTACGGGCCGCGCAGTGGGGCGAGTTTGATCTTGAGGCTGCGGAATGGCGTATTCCGGCCGAGCGCATGAAAATGCGGCGTCCGCATATTGTGCCGCTGTCTGCACAATCTGTGGCCATTCTGCGGGAATTGCAGCCCTGGACCGGCACGGGCAGGTATCTGTTTTCCTTCTGTGCGCACGGAAGCGCGTCCCCTGTCTGACGTCACCATGCTCAATGCCCTGCGCCGCATGGGCTATCAAAAAGACGAAATGAGCGTCCACGGCTTTCGCTCCATTGCATCGACGCTGCTCAACGAACTGGGCTACAATCGGGACTAGATTGAGCGTCAGCTTGCACATGGCGAACGAAATGAGGTCCGTGCGGCATACAATTATGCGGAGTACCTGCCGGAGCGCCGAAGGATGATGCAGGAGTGGGCCGACTATCTCGACAGACTCCGCACGGGCAAATCCGAGCAGGCGTAACAGCCGCTAAAAAGAGCATGTTCTGATAAAAATATCTGGGGAGACAGCGTCCAAACACGCACAGAGCGTTTTTTTCCAGAAATCTGGCAAAATAATCAATTGATAACATGCTATAATTACACTGCTTTTACGAAGAGTCTCAAATAAATGCCATTCGTAAAAGCTGTGTTTTTTTGTAATCTTTTGGCCGCTGACATCCCCCTCTATGCTTACCCATAATCATTTTATATTTTAGAATGTTATGAAATTCCGACTCTGTTTTTTAAAGAAAATGCATGACATTTTTGTACACCCAAAATGCTCTTGAAGGTAGCTGTAAGTACCTGGGTTGCAAAACATCTGCTCTGCACATGTCATTTCTTTTATGCTATATACTCCGTAATCTTCTTCTTTATAGGGAGTTGTTACTATGGCGACAAATATTCCCTCTACTGGATTTCTTCGTCTCCCTCAGGTGCTTGCCCTTGTCCCCGTCAGTAAAAGCGCCTGGTGGCAGGGCTGCCGTACCGGGCGCTATCCCAAGCCTGTAAAGCTCGGCCCCCGTACCACTGTCTGGCGGGCGGAAGACATCAGAGCGTTCATAGAAAACGCGGGACGGGAGCAGGAAGACCATGACTAGCCTTCTGGGGACCTTCCGGGAAATTCTCGCGCAGCATGACCTTCTGCCGGAAGACATTCTTGCGGACGGGAATCTGTATCGCTGTCCGACACGGAACAAACCGTACAAGCGCAACGGCGCATATATTGCTCATCAGGACAGGCCCGCGACTCTCTGGCGGTGTAACTGGGAGACAGGCGATCAGGGGACGCTCCACACGGAAAGTGAGCGGACGCTTTCACCTGTTGAGCTGTCGGCGTGGCACAGGCGGCAGCAGGCCATGCGGAAACAGCGTGACGAAGAATGCGCCAGGCGTCATGCAGAGGCGGCGCAGCAGGCACACAAGCGTTTACAGGCATCCTTTCCCTGTTCAGAGAGGTACGCGTACCTGAGCTGCAAAGGTATTCCCGCGCTTGCGGATATGCGTCAGGACAGAAATGGGATGCTTCTCATTCCGGTCAGGGACAGTTCCGGCAGGGTGCAGAGTCTGCAATATATCGCACCGGACGGCACAAAGCGCTTTCTTACGGGCGGCAAGGTTCAGGGCGGGCAATTCGTTATTCCCGACAATGCTGAAAAACCGCTGGCACTTTGTGAGGGCTACGCCACCGGGGCCAGCATTCACCTTGCCTGTGCATGGACGGTCTATGTGACGTTTTCGGCCGGAAATCTGCCTGTTGTGGCGGCTGCCGTGCGAAAACAGTTCCCGGACGCGCAGATTCTGATCTGCGGCGACAATGACGAAACGGGCCGCGACAAGGGGCAGGAGGCCGCGCAGGCTGCACAGGCTCATCTTGTTGTGCCGCACTTTACCACAGGCAGCGGCAAGGACTTCAACGATCTGCATTTGACAGAGGGACTGCAAAGCATACGCCGCCAGCTGGAAAGCGCTCTGCCGGACAATCCTCCGTCGCTGGTATCGCTGGATATGGGCGAGTTTCTTTCCATGTCCATACCTGAACGGGGGTATCTTTTATCCCCCATTCTTCCGGTTCAAGGGATAGGCATTCTGTATGCTCCGCGCGGCATCGGCAAGACGTTTGCCGCCTTGAGCGTCGCCGTTGCCGTGGCTTCCGGCGGCGCGGTGTTCAACTGGCGCGCCCCCATGCCCAAACGGACGCTGTATGTGGACGGAGAAATGCCCGCCACAGCCATGCAGCATCGTCTTGCCGCGCTTGTCAGTGGCATGTCCGTCCCGCCGCATACACTGAAAAATATGGCGCTTATCACGCCGGACCTGCAGCCCTGTCCTATGCCGGATCTCTCCACCGCGCAGGGGCAGGTCATGCTGGAACCATTCCTGAAAGGCATGGATATGGTCGTGCTGGATAATATTGCCACCTTGTGCCGTACCGGCAAGGAAAACGAAGCCCAGTCATGGCAGACCATGCAGGCATGGCTGCTGGAGCTGCGTCGCCGGGGCATGGCTGTCCTGCTTATCCATCATGCCGGGAAAGCCGGCGATCAGCGCGGCACCAGCGCCAGAGAAGATATCATGGATACGGTCATCAGTCTGCGCAGGCCCAGAGAGTACAGCATGGCCGAAGGCGCACGCTTTGAAGCCCATCTGACCAAGGCACGGGGCATTGTGGGCGATGATGCCCGCCCCTTTGAGGCCAATTTGATCACCGAAGGCAACGTGCTGCACTGGCGCATCAGAGAGTTTGAGGACGTGGAACTGGCCGAACTGAAACGCCTGCTGGCCGAGGGCTACAGCATCCGCGACTGCGCCGAGGAAATGGGAAAGTCCAAGGCTGCTGTCCAGCGTCTGAAAAAGAAGCTGGAAGAGAAAAATTGACCTGCCTGCGTGCAGGTGTACCGCTGTACCAGTCTCTAAGGGGCGGTACAGCGGTACACCTCCCGAACAAGCGTCCAGATATGTCCAGTATTGTCCGCCGAGGTCTTCTCCGGCTGTACCGCTACAACGGCAAAAGTGTACCGCTTTGCAGCCGCCAGAAACCTGTGCGGTTCAGAGATACAAGGAAGTCCGACCATGTCTTATCTCGTCCTGCATATGGACAAGTTCAAGAAAGAGGCCGTCAGAGGCATTCAGAGTCACAATCGCCGGGAACGCGAGAGCCATTCCAACCCGGATATCGACTATCAGCGCAGCTGCGGCAATTACGAATTGCACGACAAGGCCGCGACAAATTACGCGCAGGCCATCCAGCGGCGCATTGACGATTTGCGGCTGATCAAGGCTGTCAGAAAGGATGCCGTACACATGTGCGGGCTTATCGTCACGTCTGACAGCGATTTTTTCAAAAGCCTTTCTCCAGAAGAAATCCGGCGTTTCTTTGAGGAAAGCAAAGCCTTTCTCACGGATTTTGTGGGAGCGGAAAATGTCATTTCCGCGATGGTGCACATGGATGAAAAGACGCCGCACATGCACTTTCTTCATGTGCCCGTGACACGGGAAGGACGCCTGAATGCTAACAAGATGTATACGCGGCAAAGTCTGAAAAAGTTGCAAAGTGATCTGCCTCTCCATCTGCAACGCTGCGGCTTTGCCATTCAGCGCGGCGTGGAACAGAAGCCCGGCGCGACCAGAAAGCATCTGGATACGCGCGAATACAAACAGCAGCAGGAAGAAAACAATCGCCTTGCCCGGGAAGGATTGTTGCTTGTCCGGGATGCGCTCCGTACCATCGGCAGACTGGGGCAGCGAGAGGCGGAATTGAAACAGCGCGTTGCCGACTATGAACGACAGGCCGAGGAGGCGGAACGCCTGCTGCGGGAGGAAGAACCACTCCCGGAAGCCTCTTTTTTTAACTACAGGCGCGTGCTGGAAATGTCGGCACAGACTATCAGCCGGCTGCGCAAGGCCTTGTCCGCAAAGCACCTCATCGCACACCAGAAGAATGAACTGCAACGCGAAGCGGCTGTTCTGAAAAAACAGCTGGCACAGCTTGAAGCTCTCTGCAAAGCCCGTGATCAGGAAAAGGCGGATATGGAAAGCCGACAGGCACGCATGGGCCAGGAGCTTGAGACCTACCGGGAGTTTGCCCGGGAGCCGGAAATCCGGCAACGCCTGACGGACTTCCTTCAGGAACAGCAGGCAGCGGAACAGCAGCGGCAGGAGGAGGAAAGGCAACGCGCAGCGATTGCCGAGCAGGACAGACAGGGCACCGTGCGGATGCGGTAAGGTGTCTGGCGGGACATCTTCGCCCCGGCCGAAGATATAGCCCACTATGCTTCACGTGCGTGAAGCCTGTGGGCAAGCGTCCCGCTTGACCGGGAAAGGCAAAAGCGGCAGAGGAGAAGAACAGCCACAAGCAGAACCCCGGATCAGAGCAAGACCATTAGGACGGAATTGTTCCGCCTCAAGCCCGCCAGCATCCGCCTTGACGGAAGCTGTTCTTTGGCTGTCAGGGAAGCTATCTTTGCCCGGCCCCCGACACTGGAGCGGATGCGCAAGCGCGGCTTCGAGCTTGCGAACTGGCGAAAAGGCAAGCCCCGCCCAGTTCTCTGGACAGGGCATAGCAATCTGTTTGTTTCTTCTGGCAACCTCTCCGGTACCGTTGCTTGCGGAATACGGCAGAGCTGGCTATACTGGAAAACCATGGTCCTTTAAAACTCTGCCCTTTGGTTTGCCAGCTGGCATAGAGATAGTTTTACCTTTGAAAAAAGGTAAAGCGCGACACGACAGGCCGTATGGTTTGAAAGTATGCGTCAGCCCTTCTCCAACGTTTCTATCCCAGAACCGCTATGCCACACAGTGATACCCGATTTTTTACCAATACGGAAAATAGTTCGCTGGTAACGCGCTTTGCTGCAACGCTCAAGGAAGCGCGTTTTTTTGATGTGCTTGTCGGTTATTTCCGGGCAAGCGGCTTCCATCTTCTTTGCCATTCTCTTCAGGATGTCGAAAAAATACGCATTCTTGTCGGCCTGAATGTGGACGAACAAATTTTTTCGGCCTCACAGGATGCTATGCTTTCCCTGCCCGGCAATCTTCTTTCCCATCAGGAAGCTCGCAATCTTTATAGTCGTCAGCTGGTACAGGAGATAGAATCTGCTGAAGAGACGCAGGCAACAGAAGAATCCATCAGGATTTTTATGCAGTGGCTTCAGCAGGGAAAGCTGGAATTACGCGGCCATCCCAGCCGGACTATTCATGCAAAGGTGTATATCTCACGGTATCGGGGGGATTTGCTGTACGGCAGTGTCATTACGGGGTCAAGTAATTTCTCCGCATCAGGACTTATAGCGCAATGCGAGTTCAATGTGGAGCTCAAGGACAGGCCGGACGTCGATTTTGCCCTGGAGCGCTTTGAAAAACTCTGGCAGGAAGGGATTGCACTCACAGATATTTTTGTTGCCACAGTGCAGCAAAAGACGTGGCTTTCAGAAAGTATTACTCCCTATGAACTGTATTTAAAGGTTTTGTATGAATACTTCAGGGAGGATATGGACCTTGCGGCATCCGCCTCTCTTGTGCTTCCGGAAGGTATGTACAATCTTGAGTATCAGCGACAGGCTGTTGCTGCCGCAGCGCGTATTCTTTCAAAGCATAATGGTGTCTTCCTTTCTGATGTCGTAGGACTGGGGAAAACATATATTACTGCCTTGCTGCTACAGACACTACCCGGAAAAAAATTGATTATCTGCCCCCCCGTCCTCTGTGACTACTGGAGAGATACGCTTATGCAGTTTATGGTACCGCATTGTCGTGTCGTTTCCAGTGGAAAATTGGATGTTGCCTCCGCAAAAGCTTCGCAATGTCAGATTATTGTTGTTGACGAAGCCCATCGCTTTCGTAATGAAAATACGCAAAGCTATGCACAGCTGAAAGTTATCTGCGCCAATAAAAAAGTTATTCTTCTGTCCGCTACGCCGCTTAATAATCAGCTGGGGGATTTGCTGGCACAGCTCAAGCTCTTTCAGGCAGCGCGTCAGAGCAGTATTCAGGGCGTCAGCAATCTGGAGGGATTTTTTAAAAAACGTCAGGAAGAGCTTAAATCCGTTCCGCGTGATGATCCGTCCTATCCCGATATCGTCAGGAAAAGTGCTGCGCTTGTACGTGACAAGGTGCTGAAATATGTCATGGTGCGGCGCACGCGCTCTGAAATCCGGCGTTATTTTCAGGCCGATTTGCAGCGGCAGCAGCTGCATTTTCCTGAGATGATGCCCCCGCAGCGCATTATTTATAAATTTGACGCAGAGACGGAAGTTGTTTTTGACGAGACTATCGCGCTTCTGAAAACGCTTCAGTATGCGCGCTACAAGGCGCTTCTCTATCTTGAGCGCGGGATCAGCGCACAACAGCGGCAGGGACAGCACAATATCAGCGGCTTTATGAAATGCATCTTGATCAAGCGACTGGAAAGCAGCTTTCAGGCATTTCGCGGCACTGTTTCCCGTTTTATTCAGTCGCACGAGACTTTTTTGAAAATGCTTGCTGCCGGCTGCGTGATACTTGGCAAGAATGTTGACGTGGAAGCCTTTGCCGGCCTCGACGACGATGCGCTGACGCAGGCGCTGGATGCTGCGGATGGAGAACGCTACGACGCGGCGGAATTTTCCGATGAACTTCGGAAAGATGTCGAGCAGGATTTGGAGGTCTTGCGCAGCATAGCCCGGCTGTGGACCGCTGTGACGACAGATTCCAAATTTGAAGCTGTCGCCGCTATGTTGCAGACAAGCCCGCTGCTCAAGGATGAACGGGTCTTGATTTTTACAGAGTCACGGGAAACAGCCTTGTATCTGGGCGAACGCCTGGAAGTGCTTTTCCCCGGCGCATCGCTTGTCTTTGACAGTCAGGGGGGCGTCTGCTTTCGGGATGGCGCGCGTCAGTTTTTGAGCAGCTATGACGCGCGGGAACGCATTCTACGGAATTTTGATCCCGGTCATGAAGCCCCGGAGCAGGATATCCGGCTGCTGATTGCTACGGACGTACTGGCCGAAGGCGTCAACCTGCATCGCGCGGGGCGCATTATCAATTATGATTTGCCTTGGAACCCAACGCGCATCATGCAGCGTGTCGGACGTATCAATCGCGTGGGATCACGGCATGAAAAACTGTATATCTTTAATATTTTCCCCACCTCGCAGGCAGATGCCCATCTTGGATTGGAAAGCAATATCATCAATAAAATAGATGCCTTTCATACTGTTCTTGGAGAGGATGACCGCTATCTTTCCGAAGAGGAACAGCCTGTGCCCCAGGGCTTGTTCGGGCAGCGCCTGATGCGTCGGCTTGATCAGGCAGGCATGGAAGATGACAATGAAGAAGACAGCGAACTCAAATATCTTGAAATCATCCGTACCATACGCGACACCGAGCCGGAGCTGTATTCCCGGCTGGAACACCTCCCCCGCAAGGCGCGCGCGGGAAGAGAGGTAAAAGAACACGCGAACAGCACGTTGATCTTTTTTAAGGAAGGACAGGTCAAAAAATTTGTGCTTGTTCCTCCCCAGGGGCAGGGGGAACCGCAGGAGCTGACCTTTCTGGAAGCGGCAGCCTCTTTTGCCTGCCCTGCGACGACGCCGCGCAAGGAGGTTCCGCCAGTCTACTATGAAGCTCTTTCTTCCGCGCGTCGCTGGCTGGAACAGCGCGGGGCGGAGGATGCCTTTACCCCGACCCGTTCCACCACCGACAAGCAGCTTTTGCACGGACTTAAGGCGCTCTTGCAGTGGCGGGCGTTTCAGGAAGAAGACCGGACCTATCTTGCTCTGCTTTGTGCGGCTGTTGATCAGGGACGTTTGTCGCGTCCTCTGCTCAAAAAACTTCATGCTACGGCCAATCCCCGCAAGTATGCGCCGCAGCCCATGCTTGCCGCACTCCGGGCGCTTGCGCCGGAAAATATGCTGACAACGCCTGCCGCCGCCACGCCGAAGGCTTCGGAACGGCAGCCCCATGAAATCATTCTGGCAGAATACCTTGTGGAGAACTAGCCATGTCTATGAGCCACGACGAGGCCCGGCAGCTTGTTGCTCGCGTTTTGGGCGGCGTTTTTGATCTTGCGGCGTTCCGGCAGCTGATTGCCAATATTTTTCCTGCCGACTCTCTGTTGGAAGACAAGCCCATCAGCGGGCAGTACATCCCCGAAAAGTTTCGTGACGATGTGGCTTCCTTCCGTCGCCTTGTCAGACATGAGGCGGAAGGGCTGCGGATGGATGTCCTTGTCGTTAAATTGCGGAGTGCGGCAAAGCTGACGCGCGCGAGATTCATGCAGCGCAATTTTGTGGCGCGTTATCTGAACGGCGGCTGGGGCGGAACGGAAAAGGATGCCGCTCTTGTGGCTTTTTATTGCAGCGATGCCGACGAATGGCGTTTTTCCCTTGTCTACAAGGAATATATCTGGGGAGACGACGGACTGCGCACGACGCTTTCCGAGCCTCGGCGTTGCTCCTTTCTTGTAGGACCGTATGAGGGAACGCACACGGCGCAGGAACAGCTTGCGAGACTCTTGCAGCTGAAAAAGCCCTGTACCCTGCAAGACCTGCAACAAGCTTTTCTGGTCGAACCCATCACGCGGAGCTTCTTTGAAGAGTACAGGGAACATTTTCATCGCCTGTGCGAGGAATGCGCAGCCTTGCGGGCCAACCACGCCTCCTTGCGCAAGGAATGGGCGGATCGCGGTATTACGGATGCGGATTTTGCGAAACGTTTGCTTGGTCAGCTGATCTTTCTGTATTTTTTACAGCGCAAAGGCTGGCTTGGCGTGAAACGGGAACAGCCGTGGGGGAGCGGCAGCCGCAAGTGGTTGCACGAACTGTATGAAGTCCATGCCAAGGCGAACGGCCATCGCTTTTTTGACGATTATCTGGAACCGCTCTTCTATGATGCGCTGGCGCGGGATCGCTCCGAGGACGGCGGCTGGCATGAGGGGCTTGGCTGTCGTATT
This is a stretch of genomic DNA from Desulfovibrio piger. It encodes these proteins:
- a CDS encoding tyrosine-type recombinase/integrase is translated as MPLTDVRIRSLKPANKPHKYSDGGGLFLFIPPSGSKLWRMAYRFEGKSRLLSFGAYPAVSLKDARERRDEARRLLAKGIDPSAYKRQQQEARRIAERDSFQNIAREWHTTRMTAFSAKHQGTVMYRLCNYIFPFIGTAPIARLEVQDIMAVLRPLEMKRCYETSRRVLQIINQVFRYAVITGRARHNIAADLRGALSPRRVTHRAAVLTPEKVGQLLRDIDAYDGYFPLVCALKLAPLVFTHPTELRAAQWGEFDLEAAEWRIPAERMKMRRPHIVPLSAQSVAILRELQPWTGTGRYLFSFCAHGSASPV
- a CDS encoding helix-turn-helix transcriptional regulator, producing the protein MATNIPSTGFLRLPQVLALVPVSKSAWWQGCRTGRYPKPVKLGPRTTVWRAEDIRAFIENAGREQEDHD
- a CDS encoding AAA family ATPase, encoding MTSLLGTFREILAQHDLLPEDILADGNLYRCPTRNKPYKRNGAYIAHQDRPATLWRCNWETGDQGTLHTESERTLSPVELSAWHRRQQAMRKQRDEECARRHAEAAQQAHKRLQASFPCSERYAYLSCKGIPALADMRQDRNGMLLIPVRDSSGRVQSLQYIAPDGTKRFLTGGKVQGGQFVIPDNAEKPLALCEGYATGASIHLACAWTVYVTFSAGNLPVVAAAVRKQFPDAQILICGDNDETGRDKGQEAAQAAQAHLVVPHFTTGSGKDFNDLHLTEGLQSIRRQLESALPDNPPSLVSLDMGEFLSMSIPERGYLLSPILPVQGIGILYAPRGIGKTFAALSVAVAVASGGAVFNWRAPMPKRTLYVDGEMPATAMQHRLAALVSGMSVPPHTLKNMALITPDLQPCPMPDLSTAQGQVMLEPFLKGMDMVVLDNIATLCRTGKENEAQSWQTMQAWLLELRRRGMAVLLIHHAGKAGDQRGTSAREDIMDTVISLRRPREYSMAEGARFEAHLTKARGIVGDDARPFEANLITEGNVLHWRIREFEDVELAELKRLLAEGYSIRDCAEEMGKSKAAVQRLKKKLEEKN
- the mobV gene encoding MobV family relaxase; amino-acid sequence: MSYLVLHMDKFKKEAVRGIQSHNRRERESHSNPDIDYQRSCGNYELHDKAATNYAQAIQRRIDDLRLIKAVRKDAVHMCGLIVTSDSDFFKSLSPEEIRRFFEESKAFLTDFVGAENVISAMVHMDEKTPHMHFLHVPVTREGRLNANKMYTRQSLKKLQSDLPLHLQRCGFAIQRGVEQKPGATRKHLDTREYKQQQEENNRLAREGLLLVRDALRTIGRLGQREAELKQRVADYERQAEEAERLLREEEPLPEASFFNYRRVLEMSAQTISRLRKALSAKHLIAHQKNELQREAAVLKKQLAQLEALCKARDQEKADMESRQARMGQELETYREFAREPEIRQRLTDFLQEQQAAEQQRQEEERQRAAIAEQDRQGTVRMR
- a CDS encoding helicase-related protein, whose product is MPHSDTRFFTNTENSSLVTRFAATLKEARFFDVLVGYFRASGFHLLCHSLQDVEKIRILVGLNVDEQIFSASQDAMLSLPGNLLSHQEARNLYSRQLVQEIESAEETQATEESIRIFMQWLQQGKLELRGHPSRTIHAKVYISRYRGDLLYGSVITGSSNFSASGLIAQCEFNVELKDRPDVDFALERFEKLWQEGIALTDIFVATVQQKTWLSESITPYELYLKVLYEYFREDMDLAASASLVLPEGMYNLEYQRQAVAAAARILSKHNGVFLSDVVGLGKTYITALLLQTLPGKKLIICPPVLCDYWRDTLMQFMVPHCRVVSSGKLDVASAKASQCQIIVVDEAHRFRNENTQSYAQLKVICANKKVILLSATPLNNQLGDLLAQLKLFQAARQSSIQGVSNLEGFFKKRQEELKSVPRDDPSYPDIVRKSAALVRDKVLKYVMVRRTRSEIRRYFQADLQRQQLHFPEMMPPQRIIYKFDAETEVVFDETIALLKTLQYARYKALLYLERGISAQQRQGQHNISGFMKCILIKRLESSFQAFRGTVSRFIQSHETFLKMLAAGCVILGKNVDVEAFAGLDDDALTQALDAADGERYDAAEFSDELRKDVEQDLEVLRSIARLWTAVTTDSKFEAVAAMLQTSPLLKDERVLIFTESRETALYLGERLEVLFPGASLVFDSQGGVCFRDGARQFLSSYDARERILRNFDPGHEAPEQDIRLLIATDVLAEGVNLHRAGRIINYDLPWNPTRIMQRVGRINRVGSRHEKLYIFNIFPTSQADAHLGLESNIINKIDAFHTVLGEDDRYLSEEEQPVPQGLFGQRLMRRLDQAGMEDDNEEDSELKYLEIIRTIRDTEPELYSRLEHLPRKARAGREVKEHANSTLIFFKEGQVKKFVLVPPQGQGEPQELTFLEAAASFACPATTPRKEVPPVYYEALSSARRWLEQRGAEDAFTPTRSTTDKQLLHGLKALLQWRAFQEEDRTYLALLCAAVDQGRLSRPLLKKLHATANPRKYAPQPMLAALRALAPENMLTTPAAATPKASERQPHEIILAEYLVEN